From the Chryseobacterium fluminis genome, the window AGAGATGACGGTATCCGTCTCTTTCTGAACCCCAAAGGAAAGAATTATCTTCTAAAAATTCCAGTGTCGGGCTGTCTGTATCGATCCACTTGTCATCTGTTTCAGTGAATAGTTTCTGAACAGCTCCTGTTTTTGTATTTACTTTCAAAACATCAGAGGCATTCTGAATTCTGTCTGAGGTAATCAGCACGATCTCATCCGGTTTTGCGGTCTGAATCACGTTGGGAATATAGTAGTGTCTGAAATTGTCTAAATTGACTTTTGTTTTTTTTCCGCCATTCAATTGGTAGATATGCGCTGAAGCCACGGAATTCCTTTCTCCTGCTTTTGGATATTTGTAACGCATTTCACCGGGATAAAGTGTTTTACCGTACACCGGAATATAAATTTCAGGAACTTCTGTTTCGTCTAGTTTTACGAAAAGAATTGCGTCCGAATTTTTTGTCCACTCATATAATCTCGCGTGTCCGAATTCTTCTTCATATACCCAGTCGGCAAGACCGTTTAATATTTTGTTTTTAACGCCATGCTCGGTAATTTGGGTGATTTTTCCCGAATTCAAATCCTGGTAGAATAAATTATTATCAACAATAAAGGAGATTTTTGTGGCATCAGGCGAGAATCTCGGTTCCTGTACAAATTTTCCCTCATTAAGGCTTACTGTTTTTCCTGACTTTAAATCTTTAACCTCATATTTTCCCAGAAAAGAATGTCTGTAAATGGGTTGGCTATCCTTTAACAGAAGGATTTTTGACTCGTCATCTGAAAATTCGTAACTTTCAAACTGTCCATCCACAATATTTCCTTCTTTCTGAGAAGTCTTATAAGAATATTTAGCAATTCCTGCAGGTTCGATAACCAGATAATTTTCACCGTTTTTCATGGAGGTGATTCCCGCAATACCTTTGCCACGGTAATATCCTGAATAGATCTTATCTAAAGTGATCTCCTGTGCGGAAAAACTTTGAAATACGGCGGCTGCGGTAAGGGTAAGTAAGAATTTTTTCATTTCTAATTTTAAAGCTCTCAAATATAATAATTTTAAAATGCTAAAAAAAGCTTTTTAAAACACTGCCTTTGGCAACAAAATTGAATAAGCTACAGCATATAATCAATCAAATAATAATTATGGAAACGAATGCTTATGACCAAAAACTGAACCGGTATGTTTTGAGTGATCAGACCCTGTATACCGGATTTTCAAGTTTTAATGATGCGGAAGAATATGCACAGAAAAAGAACGGGACTTTGGTAGAAGTAGGATTTAAAGATGGCAATGACAACCCGGAGATCGGTCAGGAAGGTAAGCTGATAGAAAATAAGCTTCATTTTTTCGTAGACGCCGGACCGGAGTATAAGTTTATCCATTCATCGGATCCCGGATTCAGAGAATATGCAGACGAACTTCAGAAAATAAAAGCGAAACTGCTGCAGTCTCCACCGGATGAGAGATACATTGCCAATTTTGAGATAGAAAATGCAGAAGACCCTATCATTGTTCTGAAAAATGATCAATTGGAATCCGTAACGTCAAGAGAACGTTCGAAATATCTGAAACATGCCAATGTTTATGAAATAGCAGTTTCCGTCCCAAACTCTTAAAAATATATCATCATGAGCAAAACAAAATATTCGGAAAAAGCTCAGGACAAAATTGGCGAAGTGATGCAGGAATTCAAGGAAGGAAAGTTGAAATCATCGTCCGGAGACAAAGTGAAAAGCAGAAAACAGGCCGTTGCCATAGGTATTTCTGAAGCCAAAGAAAAAGGGCTGAAAGTGCCTAAAAAGAAAAAGGAATAATTAAAAAAACCGGTTTGAATATTTCAGACCGGTTTTTCTTTATGTGGTAATTTATTATCATTCCGTCGATCGGGTGTTTTTCAGAATAAAAAGTATCGGGAATTTTTAGATTAATAAACTTCCCGGTACGATTTTTATTTAAATCCACCGGGAGCAACAGAACGGTATTTTATCTCTTATCGGGAAAAAATTATCCTTTGTAATCATAAAGCAGCTTGTAGTACTCATCAGCCATTCTGTCGCTGTTAAACTGATCCTTAACGTCATTCATCGAATTATGCTGTATTTTTCTCCATTGATTCGGATGGTCATAGTACGCAGGAAGAATTTCGTTCTCAAGAATTTCATATAATTTTTCCAGATCATAATTATCCTGCTCATAAACACTCATATTCTCATAATCTGCTTTCGGAACTACAAAAGAATTTTCACCGTGCTTTGCAAATTCAGGGATCCATCCGTCATCCGTTGAGAGATTTACCGAACCGTTCATCGCAGCGGTCATTCCTGAAGTTCCTGATGCTTCTCTGGGAACTCTCGGGTTATTTAACCACAGGTCAGATCCTTGTTTCAGTGATTTGCTCAAAGCCAGTTCATATCCTGTAAGAACGGCCATGTTTTTATGATTTTTGCTTTCTTCAACCAAGGAATTAAAAGTTGAGATCGCAGAATAATCCATGGGATAAGGTTTTCCGGCCCAGATCATCTGTACAGGATATTGGGGGTGATTCAGCAACTTATAAAAGCGCTCTTTATCATGTAAAAGAAGATCGGCCCGTTTGTAGCCTGCAAATCTTCTGGCCCATACGATAGTGAAAATATTAGGATTAAAAAGGTTCCCCGTCTGATCAGCTACAATTTTAAACAGCCTTTTCTTTAAGTGCTTTTTACGGTAATCAAAAACGGTTTCGTCATTTTCATCTTTTGCGTTATACAGGGGTTTGTCAGCCCAATATTTGAATTCCTGAGCATTGGTAATGGATTTAATTTCACAAATTCCTGAATATTTGCTCCACATGCTTCTGGACACCACTCCATGAAGCTGTGAAACTCCATTGGCTACCTTTGCCATTTTCAGGGCACAAAGCGAGTGATTGAAACGGTCGTCCTCAGAACCTTCAATATCTTTAACCTCCTGGATGCTCAGTCCTGAAAAGTACGACATATCATAGCATAGCTTTACGTTGTGCTTTTCATTTCCTGCCTCTTCCGGAGTATGCGTGGTGAAAACCAGTTTTTCTTTCACCTTATTCAGATTTCCGTTATATTTTTTCAGTAGATGGAAAGCGGCAGGCAGTCCGTGAGCCTCGTTTAAATGATATACCTCCCTTTCAAGGTTCAATTCATCCAGCAATTGGGCTCCTCCTTTGCCTAATAAAATGTACTGAGCAAGCTTCGTGGATTCGTTAGCATCGTACAGTCTGTGGCAGATGGTTTTTGAGACATGATCATTTTCGGGAACATCGGTGGATAAAAAGAACATGGGGGCGGTGTTGAAAATTTCGGGATCAAGATACCATACTTTCACCCAAACCGATGCGCTGTGAATCTCAATCTGAAATTTTATGCCCGTATCTTCAAGAAAGCTGTACATTTTCTTGGTCCATGTCGGCTGCAGGGTCTGATCATGGTTTCTTGCCTGATCATAGTATCCGAATTTCCATAAGATACCGATTCCGACGAGATCCTGCTTAAGGTTATAAGCACTTCTCATATGAGACCCGGCTAAAAATCCAAGACCTCCTGAATATATTTTCAGCACCTGTTCAATGGCAAATTCCATTGAAAAGTAAGCTATCTTTTTAGAATATTGGGGATTAACGGTGAAGGGTATTTTAAAATTTTTAAAATCCATAGGAACAGTTTTATATTTGAATAGTTAAAGGTATTAATTATGAAAGTAAATTTTATATTAATTCTTTTATAATTAACGTTATAACCCTATTTCAGAAACTTATTTTTGTGTATCTTTAATACGTAAAATTTTGAAAATCATCAAGTTCATGATGTAAAACCTATGGATTTACCGGTATTATAACAATTATAAATTTAACACATGAAAAAGGCATTTTCTGATGAAGATTTAATTAAAAATCTAAGTTTATATTATCTGAACGGGTATTTGAAAAAAAAACCGATAGAAAAGTATCATCGTAAAATAGACGAGTCTCCCTTACACGACCGCGAAAAATACAGGAAAAAAGCTGAAATTTTACTTCTGAATTCTTTTATGCATCATTTTCCCGATGTACAATTTGAAAACCTTATCTGCGAAAGTCCGGACTTCATTGCCAAATTCAACGACAAAAAGATCGGAATCGAGTTGACGGAGGTGATCAACCATCTGGAAATGAAAAAAGTGGAAAGTAATTTAAATAAAATTTTCCGTCATGCTGAAATACTGTTGGAACAAGAGGACACTGCGAAATATCGTGGTGTTTATTTTTTATCATTTAATACCCATATCAGGCTGGGTGTGCCGGAAAACCATGAAGTAATTATTTCCGATATTTACAAAAGCATCAGAAAAGGAAAGCCTGTGGGATCTGTCAACAGTGTCCGGAAATCTTCGCATCGCAGAAATGTCTTTATTACCCATGAGTATAATATGAATTTATTTGATGAACTATGCTCGGAGAAAATACTTGAACTCATTGAAAAAAAGAATGAAAAATTTCCTTATTACGATGCCTCTGTGGATGAATGCTGGCTGGTTATTGTTTCGGATATGAATTCTATCGCTTCACGGTATACTTTTATTCAGGATAAAGAACATCTTCGGAAGGTAAAAAGTCCCTTTCATAAAATTCTTCATTTAGAAAATCTTTGCGGAAATATTACGAGTATAAAGTGATTTGTTATTAAAAATTCATTATTATTTCGTTTTTTTTGAATAAATTATTTTAAATAAGGTGTTGTTGGTATGAAATGTTTATATTTGACATACACATTCTTAACTGATGACTTATGAAGAAAACTTTACTGCTTATTCTTTTTTTTACTTCCCAAACATTTTTCTCACAGGAGGATTGTGCTACTGCATTAACGGTTTGCGGAAATTCAGATATCACCTATTCCCCGTCAGGGATCGGAGCCGTTAATGAAAACCTCGGAGGATGCCTGACAACAGGGGAACATAATTCAATATGGTATAAAATAACGATTGCCACCGGCGGGACTCTGACTTTTAATCTGGTGCCCACAG encodes:
- a CDS encoding DUF6496 domain-containing protein, with the protein product MSKTKYSEKAQDKIGEVMQEFKEGKLKSSSGDKVKSRKQAVAIGISEAKEKGLKVPKKKKE
- the glgP gene encoding alpha-glucan family phosphorylase encodes the protein MDFKNFKIPFTVNPQYSKKIAYFSMEFAIEQVLKIYSGGLGFLAGSHMRSAYNLKQDLVGIGILWKFGYYDQARNHDQTLQPTWTKKMYSFLEDTGIKFQIEIHSASVWVKVWYLDPEIFNTAPMFFLSTDVPENDHVSKTICHRLYDANESTKLAQYILLGKGGAQLLDELNLEREVYHLNEAHGLPAAFHLLKKYNGNLNKVKEKLVFTTHTPEEAGNEKHNVKLCYDMSYFSGLSIQEVKDIEGSEDDRFNHSLCALKMAKVANGVSQLHGVVSRSMWSKYSGICEIKSITNAQEFKYWADKPLYNAKDENDETVFDYRKKHLKKRLFKIVADQTGNLFNPNIFTIVWARRFAGYKRADLLLHDKERFYKLLNHPQYPVQMIWAGKPYPMDYSAISTFNSLVEESKNHKNMAVLTGYELALSKSLKQGSDLWLNNPRVPREASGTSGMTAAMNGSVNLSTDDGWIPEFAKHGENSFVVPKADYENMSVYEQDNYDLEKLYEILENEILPAYYDHPNQWRKIQHNSMNDVKDQFNSDRMADEYYKLLYDYKG